A genome region from Macaca nemestrina isolate mMacNem1 chromosome 20, mMacNem.hap1, whole genome shotgun sequence includes the following:
- the LOC105495351 gene encoding 26S proteasome regulatory subunit 6B, with product MEEIGILVEKAQDEIPALSVSRPQTGLSFLGPEPEDLEDLYSRYKKLQQELEFLEVQEEYIKDEQKNLKKEFLHAQEEVKRIQSIPLVIGQFLEAVDQNTAIVGSTTGSNYYVRILSTIDRELLKPNASVALHKHSNALVDVLPPEADSSIMMLTSDQKPDVMYADIGGMDIQKQEVREAVELPLTHFELYKQIGIDPPRGVLMYGPPGCGKTMLAKAVAHHTTAAFIRVVGSEFVQKYLGEGPRMVRDVFRLAKENAPAIIFIDEIDAIATKRFDAQTGADREVQRILLELLNQMDGFDQNVNVKVIMATNRADTLDPALLRPGRLDRKIEFPLPDRRQKRLIFSTITSKMNLSEEVDLEDYVARPDKISGADINSICQESGMLAVRENRYIVLAKDFEKAYKTVIKKDEQEHEFYK from the exons ATGGAGGAGATAGGCATCTTGGTGGAGAAGGCTCAG GATGAGATCCCAGCGCTGTCCGTGTCCCGGCCCCAGACCGGCCTGTCCTTCCTGGGCCCTGAGCCTGAGGACCTGGAGGACCTGTACAGCCGCTACAAG AAGCTGCAGCAAGAGCTGGAGTTCCTGGAGGTGCAGGAGGAATACATCAAAGATGAGCAAAAGAACCTGAAAAAGGAATTCCTCCATGCCCAGGAGGAGGTGAAGCGAATCCAAAGCATCCCGCTGGTCATCGGACAATTTCTGGAGGCTGTGGATCAGAATACAGCTATTGTTGGCTCTACCACAG GCTCCAACTATTATGTGCGCATCCTGAGCACCATCGATCGGGAGCTGCTCAAGCCCAACGCCTCAGTGGCCCTCCACAAACACAGCAATGCACTGGTGGACGTACTGCCCCCCGAAGCCGACAGCAGCATCATGATGCTCACCTCAG ACCAGAAGCCAGATGTGATGTACGCGGACATTGGAGGTATGGACATTCAGAAGCAGGAGGTGCGGGAGGCTGTGGAGCTCCCACTCACGCATTTCGAGCTCTACAAGCAG ATCGGCATCGATCCCCCCCGAGGCGTCCTCATGTATGGCCCACCTGGCTGCGGGAAGACCATGTTGGCAAAGGCAGTGGCACATCACACAACAG CTGCATTCATCCGGGTCGTGGGCTCAGAGTTTGTACAGAAGTACCTGGGTGAGGGCCCCCGCATGGTCCGGGATGTGTTCCGCCTGGCCAAGGAGAATGCACCTGCCATCATCTTCATAGATGAGATTGATGCCATTGCCACCAAGAGATTCGATGCTCAGACGGGAG CCGACAGGGAGGTTCAGAGGATCCTGCTGGAGCTGCTGAATCAGATGGATGGATTTGATCAGAATGTCAATGTCAAG GTGATCATGGCCACAAACAGAGCAGACACCCTGGATCCAGCCCTGCTACGGCCAGGACGGCTGGACCGTAAAATTGAATTTCCACTTCCTGACCGCCGCCAGAAGAGATTGATTTTCTCCACTATCACCAGCAAGATGAACCTCTCTGAGGAGGTTGACTTGGAAGATT ATGTGGCCCGGCCAGATAAGATTTCAGGAGCTGATATCAACTCCATCTGTCAGGAG